One segment of Hippopotamus amphibius kiboko isolate mHipAmp2 chromosome 2, mHipAmp2.hap2, whole genome shotgun sequence DNA contains the following:
- the SSNA1 gene encoding microtubule nucleation factor SSNA1, with amino-acid sequence MTQQGAALQNYNNELVKCIEELCQKREELCRQIQQEEDEKQRLQNEVRQLTEKLARVNENLARKIASRNEFDRTIAETEAAYLKILESSQTLLSVLKREAGNLTKATASEQKSSGGKDS; translated from the exons ATGACCCAGCAGGGCGCGGCGCTGCAGAACTACAACAACGAGCTGGTCAAGT GTATCGAGGAGCTGTGTCAGAAGCGGGAAGAGTTGTGCCGGCAGATCCAGCAGGAGGAGGATGAGAAACAGCGGCTGCAGAATGAGGTGAGGCAGCTGACGGAGAAGCTGGCCCGGGTCAATGAGAACCTGGCTCGCAAGATCGCCTCTCGGAACGAGTTCGATCGGACCATCGCGGAGACGGAGGCAGCCTACCTCAAG ATCCTGGAGAGCTCGCAGACTCTGCTTAGTGTCCTGAAGAGGGAAGCGGGGAACCTGACCAAGGCCACGGCCTCGGAGCAGAAGAGCAGCGGAGGCAAGGACAGCTGA